GTCGGGCCGGTCCAGGCCGCCGATCTGGTTGAGCAGGGTCGTCTTGCCCGAGCCTGACCGGCCGCGGATCGCGACCAGCTCCCCGGGCAGCACAGAGAAGGACACGTCCCGCAGCGCCACGACCTCCTTGGGCCCCGTGCGGTAGACCTTGCGCAGCCCTTCGACCAAGACCAGGGGTGAGTCAGTCATGGGTGGGCTCCTCTCGGGCGGGCCATACGCCGATATGGTCGGATTCGAGTTCGAGGCGGACCCGGCGTTCCATGTCGAGGGCGTTCATGAAGTCGCGGGGGAGCTGGAGGCGTCCCACCCGGTCGAGCACGGCGTACTCCTCGGCGATGATCTGCCCCTCGGCGCCCTCGCGCCGCAGGGTCTCGCTGCTGGTGCGGCCGTCGCGGATGCCCACCGTCCGGTCCACCTGCTCCGAGACCAGCGGGTCGTGCGTGACGATGACCACGGTCACCCCCAGCTCCCTGTTGGCCTTGCGCAGCGCGTCGAACACCTGCTCCGACGTCTCGCTGTCGAGCTCGCCCGTCGGCTCGTCGGCCAGGATGAGCTGCGGGGAGTTGGCCAGGGCGACGGCGATGGCCACGCGCTGCTGCTCGCCGCCCGACAGCTCGGCCGGCCTGCGGCCCGCACAGGAGGCGACGCCGAGCAGTTCAAGCAGCTCCAGGGCCCGCCCCTTGCGCGCGGCGCGCGCCAGCTTCATGGGCAGCTCGACGTTCTCGCGCGCGGTCAGGTACGGCAGCAGGTTGCGCGCCGTCTGCTGCCAGATGAACCCGACCACGGAGCGCCGGTAGCGCAGCCGGTCCTTGGCGCTCATCGACAGCAGGTCCATCCCCGCCACCCTGGCCACGCCGGCGGTCGGCACGTCCAGCCCCGACAGCACGTTCAGCAGCGTCGACTTGCCGGACCCGGACGCCCCGACGACGGCGACCAGTTCGCCCTTGTCGATCACCAGGTCCAGGCCCTGCAGCGCGACGACCTCGACGCCCTCGGTCTTGTAGATGCGCACGAGGTTGTCGCACACGATGTGCGCGTCGCCGCCGAACGCGGCGGCGGGCCGTCCGGCCTTGGCTTCCAGCTCTGACAGGGTCGGGTTCATGGGAGGTCTCCCACTCGGAGTACGGTGCCGAGGCTGCGGCGCCGGCTGATGGCGGTGTGCGCGTACGCGCCGAGCACGGCGACGGCGGCCAGCCCGGCCGTCAGCGCGCCGGGCAGGAGCAGGTCGAGCGAGTAGTCGCCGACGGGCAGGTCACCGGCGTACGACGACAGGTCCACGCCGGGCCCGAGCGCGGCGGGCAGCCCGAGGCCCAGGCCCAGCCCGACCAGCGCGGTGACGAGGATCATGGGCAGGATCTCCAGGACGGTCAGGCGCTGCGCCTGCCGTTCCGACAGGCCCAGCGTGCGCAGGAACGACACCGCCCGCGCCCGCTCCGCGGCCCCGATCACCAGCGACAGGACGACGGCGATCAGCGCGTACGCCGCCAGCGCCACCGTCACGATCACCAGCGTCCAGCGCACCGTGCTCGTCAGCGGATCGTCCTGGATGGCCCGCAGAGCGCTCTCCTGGGAGGTGACGACGGCCGACGGGACCAGCCGCGCCAGCTCGGGAAGCGCGGCCTCCCCCTGGATCAGCAGCGTGTTCACGGCGGGCCTGGTCTGCACCCCGATGGGCACGACCAGGAACTTGCCCTCGGTGTAGAACCCGGGCACCGACGCGACGACGCCGCGCGTGGCCAGCTTGAGCCGAGACTGCCAGCCGATCTCGAACGTGCCGCGCCCGCGCAGCTCCGGCGAGACGAGCGCGCCGTCGGACAGCGGGGGCAGGCCGACGGGGGCGCCGTCGAGGAGCCGCCGCCACTGGGCCACGTCCACGGCGATGGCCTCGGCCTGCTCGGCGCCGTAGCCGACCTGCACCCGTCCCGTCTGCGCGAGCACGACCCGCTCGACGCCGGCCAGGCGGCGCACCCGCTCGATCGCCTCGGCCGGGATCTCGCTCTCCGAGGTCACCCTGATCGGCGCGCCCACCTGCTGCCAGGACGCCGTCCGCTGCGTGGTCGCGATCCCGTCGGAGACCACGGCCGCGAACACGGACACGCCCAGCGCCGGCAGCAGGATCAACACGGGCAGCAGGCTGCCGGACCGGGCCCTGGCCGCCCTGGTCAGCCCCAGGAACGGGACCGCCGCCCGGCCGCGCGAGGTCAGCCGGACGAGCAGCCGCAGCGGGTAGGGGTAGCACCGCAACGTGATCAGCGCCGCCGCCGCGGTCAGCGCGACCGGCACCACGAGCAGGAACGGGTCCTGCCCGCCGGACGCGCTCAGCCCTCTGGCCCGCAGCAGGTACGCCCCCGCCAGCGCGAGCCCCACGACGAGCACCTCCAGCGTGATCCGCTTGGCGGACGGCCGGGCGGTGGCCACGTCGTCGCGGGAGCCGCGCAGCGGCGTGCGGTGCACGCGCGCCGAACGCCCGGCGGCGAAGAGCACGGCCACGACCACCACGATCACCGGCCCGGCATGCACGATCGGCAACGCGGGCCCGGGCACCAGGAACGCCAGCGCGTACCCGATCAGCGCCGCGGGCACCACCGCCAGCCCGGTCAGGGCCGCGGCCGTGCCCGCCACCTGCGGCAGCGACCCGCCGCGCGCCCGCGCCAGGCTCAGCGGGTGGTCCAGCCGGTCGCCCAGGAGCTGCACGGCCAGCACGATCACGCCCAGCGCGACCGCCAGCAGCCCGCCGAGCACCAGGTACATCACGGTCTGCGCGGTGGACAGCGCGGCCAGGAAGTCGCCGAGCAGCTTGGGCAGCGCGGTCTCGACGTGGTACGGGCTGCCGGTGGTCTGCAAGCCCACCACCCGCGCGAACTCGGCGACGGCCGCCCGCAGGCCGGGCACGTCCAGCGCGTCGGCGGCCCGCGCGTCGAGGGGCAGGACCCAGCGGTAGGACAGGTTGCGCCCCTCGCCGCTGAGCGCGCTCAGCCCGGCGTCGGACATCAGCGTGGTGATGTGCTTGACGTGGTCCTTGCCGCCGGGCGGCTGCTGCTCGATGACGTGGAGGAGGTCGGATTCGTGTGACCAGGAGCGGTCGCCCGGATCCTTGGCCCGGAAGACGCCGACGATCTGCACGGCGGCGTAGTCGTTCTCGCCGAGGGTGATCGTCTGGCCGAGCCGCAGGCCCATCTCGGGCAGTGCCTCCTCCACGACCCCGACCTCGAAGACGGGGATCGTCTCGCCCTCGTGACGCGCCGTCGCGGGGGCGCCCGGCGCCCGCCCCTGGACCCAGTCCACACGCCGGTCGGCGTCGGAGAGCCAGCCCAGGTTGACGTACATGCCGCCGCTGGTGCCCGTGACCGGCGTGAGCGAGGTCTTGGCGCTCATGTGACCGGCGCCGGCGGTCAGCGGGCGCAGCCGGGCGGGCAGGATCTCCCGCCAGAGGCGTTCGCGGGTGTCGAACTGGGCGCGTTCGCGCAGGTCCTCGGCCTGCCCGTGGGACTCCACGGTCACCGTCAGGTCAGTCTGGGCGGCGGGGGCGGCGCTCAGCGCGCGGCGCAGGGCCTCGTCGTAGGAGCCCTGCATCGCCCTCGGCAGGCCCGCGACCAGCACACACGCGCTCAACGTGAGCACGAAGAGCACGGCCACCGTGCCCAGGTGCACCCGGGCGAGCAGCCGGATCCTCACTGTTCCTCCCGGAGGCCGTGACCCTGGCGGCGCACGTTGCGCGCCAGCCCGGCGACGATCGCGAACAGCACCGCCGCCACCAGCGCCAGCATCGCGGCGGTGGCCGCCCACGGGATGTCGAGCAGCACGCCCGGGGTGACGGCCGCGGCCTGGCCGGTCAGCACGATGTGCGGCACCACCAGCACGCCGACGACGACCGCCAGCCCGGTGCCCGCCGCCAGCGACAGCCCCACCACGAACGTCTGCTCCACCGCCAGCATCCCGAGCACCTGCCTGGAGCTGCCGCCGAGCGCTCGCAGGATCGCGAACTCCGCCAGCCGTTCCCGCGCCGCGACCGTCGCGTTGACCAGGAACCCGAGCGCCGCGAACACCAGCGCCGCCATGAACCCCAGCATCAGCGCCCCCTGCAGCCCGCTGGCCAGCGGGTCGTCGCGCAGCGTGGCCGCCAGCGCCCGCTCGTCGAGCGCGGTCACGTCCCACTCGGGACGGCCGCCGAGCGCGGCCACGGCGGGCGCGGTGTCGCCGGCGGCCAGCCACCACTCCGTGGCGGGCCGGGGGAGCTGCGCCGCGGCCAGGTCGTGCGCCTGCATCGTCGCCCAGTCGGCGAGCATCGCCTGCTGCCCGGCCGGGGTCGTGGGCATCGTCTCCACCACGCCCACGACCTCGATCTGGGTGACCCGGCGGTCGATGGCGGCGGCGCCGCTCTGCCCGACGTCCAGCTTGAGCGCGGCGGCCAGGCCGGCGGTGAGCACCACGGGCATCGGGCCCGGCGCGGGCCGCCGGACGAAGGGGGTCATCGTGTCGCCGCTGACGTTCATCGTGAGCGGGGGCGCCTGCACCGGCCGCCCGTCGGCGGTCAGCGCGCGGAGCGTCAGGCTCGCGGGGCTGTCCTGCGCGCTCGCGACCAGGCCGAGCAGAGACACGGGGTACGTGATCGTCCCGCTCCGGCCTGCCAGGGCGCGCAGGTCCACCTCGACCTGGTTCGTCCCCTGCTTGAGCAGGCCGAGTGACACGTCGCGCCAGACGCCGAGCCCATCGGACAGCACCAGCCGCAGCGGCACGTCCGCGCTCGCCTCGGCGGTCAGCACCAGCCCGGCAGGCCGTCCGGGCAGCTCCAGCCCGCCGGCCCGGTCGCCCGCCAGCGAGCGCGACAGCTCGCCGACGCTCTGCGCCGACAGGTCGGGACGCAGGTGGAACAGCTCGCCCAGCTTGCCCGCGTCGAGCGCGAGCAGCGTCGCGTTCTCCCCGCTCACGTCGATCTGCCCGCGGAATCCCGGCGAGGCCGCGGTGACGCCGGGCAGCGCGGCGAACGCCGTGCCGCGCCCGAGCGCGCCCAGCTCGGGGCCGTCCGCGGGCCCCGAGAGCCGCAGGTCGGCGCCCGCCTGGTGGCGGGCCTGGTCGAGCTGCGAGGAGCGCCAGGTCGAGGCCGTGGCCAGGGAGACGATGCCGATCGCGATCGCCATCGTGAGCAGCAGCGCGGGCCCGGCGTAGTTCAGCGGTCGCCTGCTCACCTGCCACGCGCCGAGCGCGGGGGCCAGCGTGGGCCGCCTGGAGGTCACCCGCTCGGCCAGCCGCGACAGGCGCGGCACCAGCCGCAACCCCAGCATGCCGCCCGTGAGCAGGGCCAGGGCGGGCCCGGAGATGATCAGCGGGTCGATGCCCAGCCCGCCCGCCGCCGTCGCGGTCACGGGCGCGCCGTAGCGCTGGAGCTGCCAGATGGCCAGCCCGGCCACGACCAGCAGCGCCAGGTCCGCGCCCGCCCGCTCGATCAGGCCGCGCCCGCCGCCGCGCCCGCGCGCCGACTGCTCCTCCACGTACGTCCGCCGCGCGCCCGCCAGCGCGGGCAGCACCAGCAGCACGGCCGCGGCCAGCGCCACCCCGAACGAGACGAGGAACGTGCCCGTGTCGGCCACCGGCGCCAGCCGCACCCCCGAGGCCCTGATCCACGGCAGCCGGTTGACCAGCGCGAGCAGCGGCGGCCCCAGGAACGGCGCCACCACCGCGCACGGCAGCGCCACCAGCAGCGCCTCGCCGCCCGCCAGCGCCGCCAGCCGCATCGTGCCCGCG
The nucleotide sequence above comes from Nonomuraea gerenzanensis. Encoded proteins:
- a CDS encoding ABC transporter permease; this translates as MRGPLVVKRAFSEPLLLLAALGSILLATTTLVALTMYASSIAEAGVRRTMETASYAQTAATISAPVTAETFPRFDQVVRTALARAYAAEPALTTSFRSDSYAMPGQEADKRPELLRFGSYDGLDRHARLVSGAWPKPGGDPVEVAISLSAASASGFEAGQEFTTRGRLDPRPVRVRVAGVFQLNDPFGERWAGEQLLSRGVERGDFTTYGPLMVPRETFLARFATNVNATWTAVPDLRTLTPEQLRPLAGAIAQVEERLKAGGCASCVATSHLPEMLTQLDTASLVARSTMLIPVLQLLLLAAYALMLTARLLADHRRMEVALLRSRGAGTMRLAALAGGEALLVALPCAVVAPFLGPPLLALVNRLPWIRASGVRLAPVADTGTFLVSFGVALAAAVLLVLPALAGARRTYVEEQSARGRGGGRGLIERAGADLALLVVAGLAIWQLQRYGAPVTATAAGGLGIDPLIISGPALALLTGGMLGLRLVPRLSRLAERVTSRRPTLAPALGAWQVSRRPLNYAGPALLLTMAIAIGIVSLATASTWRSSQLDQARHQAGADLRLSGPADGPELGALGRGTAFAALPGVTAASPGFRGQIDVSGENATLLALDAGKLGELFHLRPDLSAQSVGELSRSLAGDRAGGLELPGRPAGLVLTAEASADVPLRLVLSDGLGVWRDVSLGLLKQGTNQVEVDLRALAGRSGTITYPVSLLGLVASAQDSPASLTLRALTADGRPVQAPPLTMNVSGDTMTPFVRRPAPGPMPVVLTAGLAAALKLDVGQSGAAAIDRRVTQIEVVGVVETMPTTPAGQQAMLADWATMQAHDLAAAQLPRPATEWWLAAGDTAPAVAALGGRPEWDVTALDERALAATLRDDPLASGLQGALMLGFMAALVFAALGFLVNATVAARERLAEFAILRALGGSSRQVLGMLAVEQTFVVGLSLAAGTGLAVVVGVLVVPHIVLTGQAAAVTPGVLLDIPWAATAAMLALVAAVLFAIVAGLARNVRRQGHGLREEQ
- a CDS encoding ABC transporter ATP-binding protein; translation: MNPTLSELEAKAGRPAAAFGGDAHIVCDNLVRIYKTEGVEVVALQGLDLVIDKGELVAVVGASGSGKSTLLNVLSGLDVPTAGVARVAGMDLLSMSAKDRLRYRRSVVGFIWQQTARNLLPYLTARENVELPMKLARAARKGRALELLELLGVASCAGRRPAELSGGEQQRVAIAVALANSPQLILADEPTGELDSETSEQVFDALRKANRELGVTVVIVTHDPLVSEQVDRTVGIRDGRTSSETLRREGAEGQIIAEEYAVLDRVGRLQLPRDFMNALDMERRVRLELESDHIGVWPAREEPTHD
- a CDS encoding FtsX-like permease family protein — translated: MRIRLLARVHLGTVAVLFVLTLSACVLVAGLPRAMQGSYDEALRRALSAAPAAQTDLTVTVESHGQAEDLRERAQFDTRERLWREILPARLRPLTAGAGHMSAKTSLTPVTGTSGGMYVNLGWLSDADRRVDWVQGRAPGAPATARHEGETIPVFEVGVVEEALPEMGLRLGQTITLGENDYAAVQIVGVFRAKDPGDRSWSHESDLLHVIEQQPPGGKDHVKHITTLMSDAGLSALSGEGRNLSYRWVLPLDARAADALDVPGLRAAVAEFARVVGLQTTGSPYHVETALPKLLGDFLAALSTAQTVMYLVLGGLLAVALGVIVLAVQLLGDRLDHPLSLARARGGSLPQVAGTAAALTGLAVVPAALIGYALAFLVPGPALPIVHAGPVIVVVVAVLFAAGRSARVHRTPLRGSRDDVATARPSAKRITLEVLVVGLALAGAYLLRARGLSASGGQDPFLLVVPVALTAAAALITLRCYPYPLRLLVRLTSRGRAAVPFLGLTRAARARSGSLLPVLILLPALGVSVFAAVVSDGIATTQRTASWQQVGAPIRVTSESEIPAEAIERVRRLAGVERVVLAQTGRVQVGYGAEQAEAIAVDVAQWRRLLDGAPVGLPPLSDGALVSPELRGRGTFEIGWQSRLKLATRGVVASVPGFYTEGKFLVVPIGVQTRPAVNTLLIQGEAALPELARLVPSAVVTSQESALRAIQDDPLTSTVRWTLVIVTVALAAYALIAVVLSLVIGAAERARAVSFLRTLGLSERQAQRLTVLEILPMILVTALVGLGLGLGLPAALGPGVDLSSYAGDLPVGDYSLDLLLPGALTAGLAAVAVLGAYAHTAISRRRSLGTVLRVGDLP